A DNA window from Engystomops pustulosus chromosome 6, aEngPut4.maternal, whole genome shotgun sequence contains the following coding sequences:
- the FAM43B gene encoding protein FAM43B: MLPWRKNKFVLVKKDKKGKGVTYSSLLSSFLHSCPDLLPPLPLERLGNVFSSRRQKVVLNPEDPSYTVWYLGNAVTLHAKGEGCMVEAVNKIWQKSESGGCSSKMKLSLGSYGIRMTPCKRDSRKTVHAYLLHRITYCVADARHPKVFSWVYRHQIKNKAVVLRCHAVLVSKTEKAKAMERTLCQTSLAAFNEFKRLKRQSDFRREQKELLGESAIPKTPLRKILNGTCSYNPPAERCKTVPRLSSILEEEEEDGETDWQDPQSIVLHTQQHPHCDKDTILELAQDLRRLSIQRALAQKLLYIPCTQLADWKHPIRTFC; encoded by the coding sequence ATGCTGCCCTGGAGGAAGAACAAGTTTGTGCTGGTCAAGAAGGACAAGAAGGGGAAGGGGGTAACCTACTCTTCCTTGCTGTCCTCCTTTCTCCattcctgccctgacctcctgcccccCTTGCCCCTGGAGCGCCTGGGCAATGTCTTCAGCAGTAGAAGGCAGAAGGTAGTGCTGAACCCAGAGGACCCTTCTTACACAGTATGGTACCTGGGCAATGCTGTTACCCTCCATGCCAAAGGAGAAGGCTGCATGGTAGAAGCCGTCAACAAGATCTGGCAGAAGAGCGAATCTGGCGGCTGCAGCAGCAAGATGAAACTCTCCTTGGGATCTTATGGCATCAGGATGACCCCCTGCAAAAGAGACTCCAGAAAGACCGTCCATGCCTACCTCCTGCACCGCATCACCTACTGTGTGGCTGACGCCAGGCACCCCAAGGTCTTCTCTTGGGTCTACAGGCACCAGATTAAGAACAAGGCAGTGGTGCTGAGATGCCACGCTGTCTTGGTCTCCAAGACAGAGAAGGCTAAAGCCATGGAGCGCACCCTGTGCCAGACCTCCCTGGCCGCCTTTAACGAGTTCAAGAGGTTAAAGAGGCAAAGTGATTTTAGGAGAGAGCAAAAGGAACTTTTGGGAGAGTCTGCCATCCCAaagacccctttaagaaaaattcTAAATGGTACCTGCTCCTACAACCCACCTGCAGAGAGGTGCAAGACAGTGCCTAGGCTTAGCTCTAtcttggaggaagaggaagaggatggtgagaCGGACTGGCAGGACCCTCAGAGCATAGTTCTCCATACCCAGCAGCATCCACACTGTGACAAGGACACTATCCTGGAACTTGCTCAGGACCTCAGGAGACTCAGCATCCAAAGAGCCTTAGCCCAAAAACTCCTTTACATCCCATGCACCCAGCTGGCAGACTGGAAGCACCCCATAAGGACTTTCTGCTGA